In Candidatus Pelagibacter sp. HIMB1321, a single genomic region encodes these proteins:
- a CDS encoding GcrA family cell cycle regulator: protein MSWTEEKVSKLKELWGKGNTASQIAEIIGGISRNAVIGKAHRLNLSAKIKTRTATSNKNFDNNLEANSVQSKRGRKSRFKSLIIEKDFEPENPKQLEELDESSCKWPIGHPDEKNFYFCGRSSLKDFSYCKLHLLYAYQPKGKKEDIADKQEVPEFIEKKIQSA from the coding sequence ATGAGCTGGACAGAGGAGAAAGTTTCAAAGTTAAAAGAATTATGGGGCAAGGGTAATACTGCAAGTCAAATTGCTGAGATTATCGGCGGTATCAGTAGAAATGCAGTAATTGGAAAAGCACATCGACTTAATTTGTCTGCTAAAATAAAAACACGAACAGCTACATCAAACAAAAATTTTGATAATAATTTAGAAGCTAACAGCGTTCAGTCAAAAAGAGGAAGAAAAAGTAGATTTAAATCATTAATAATTGAAAAAGATTTTGAACCAGAAAATCCTAAACAACTAGAGGAATTAGATGAAAGTTCATGCAAATGGCCAATTGGACATCCTGATGAAAAAAATTTTTATTTTTGTGGTAGATCGTCTTTAAAAGATTTTTCTTATTGCAAACTTCATTTGCTTTACGCCTACCAGCCTAAGGGTAAAAAAGAGGATATTGCTGATAAACAAGAGGTTCCAGAATTTATAGAAAAAAAAATTCAGTCAGCTTAA
- a CDS encoding complex I NDUFA9 subunit family protein, which translates to MKPKNCLIFGGSGQIGRNLIRKLTKNNIKVTVVTRNIHQKSYIIKTQGNAGYIDIVEANIYDEKKIRDLFSKSDICINLIGILFEKKKGNTFYNIHTLFPSLLSKLAREYKLKNFIHLSALGINDAIDSKYAKSKLEGEKNIINNFPLSTILRPSIVYSVDDNFTTNFMTLLNRLPIFPLYYSGKTKFSPIHCSDLTDVIYETITKNINSKIIECVGPEVINFREIIERLLALINKKRILIPMPLQLATLTAKIFQLSPNPILTEDQLRLLKYDNVLTGKYKSNSDIGVPGKKYFNEEVKKYSYMWREGGQFSTEKYSMEENT; encoded by the coding sequence ATGAAACCTAAGAATTGTCTAATTTTTGGCGGTAGTGGTCAAATAGGAAGAAACTTAATTCGAAAACTTACAAAAAATAATATCAAAGTAACTGTAGTAACAAGAAATATACATCAGAAAAGCTATATTATTAAAACCCAAGGAAATGCAGGTTATATTGATATCGTTGAGGCTAATATTTATGATGAAAAAAAAATAAGAGATTTATTTTCAAAGTCAGATATTTGCATAAATTTAATAGGAATTTTATTTGAGAAAAAAAAAGGAAATACTTTTTATAATATACACACCCTTTTTCCGTCGTTGCTATCTAAATTAGCAAGGGAATATAAATTAAAAAATTTTATACATCTTTCAGCTCTTGGAATTAATGATGCAATAGATAGCAAATATGCAAAAAGTAAATTAGAGGGTGAAAAAAACATTATAAATAATTTTCCACTTTCCACTATTCTGAGACCCTCAATCGTTTATTCTGTTGATGATAATTTTACGACTAATTTTATGACACTATTAAATCGACTTCCAATTTTCCCTTTATATTATTCAGGTAAAACAAAATTTTCACCAATTCACTGTTCAGATTTAACAGATGTGATTTATGAGACGATTACAAAAAATATAAATTCAAAAATAATTGAATGTGTAGGACCTGAGGTAATAAATTTTAGAGAGATAATCGAAAGACTTCTAGCTTTAATTAATAAAAAAAGAATATTAATACCTATGCCATTACAACTTGCTACACTTACGGCAAAAATTTTTCAGTTATCACCAAATCCAATTTTAACAGAAGATCAATTGAGATTACTTAAATATGATAATGTTTTAACTGGAAAATATAAAAGTAATTCAGACATAGGCGTACCTGGTAAAAAATATTTTAATGAAGAAGTAAAAAAATACTCTTATATGTGGAGAGAGGGCGGACAATTCTCTACAGAAAAATATTCAATGGAAGAAAATACTTAA
- a CDS encoding ribonuclease D, whose protein sequence is MNIDIKLHKGDLPDDIKLGNVIAVDGEFMGLNVRRDPLCLIQISAGNGDAHIVQLDRSKYNAPNLVKTFSDQSITKIFHFGRADMAHIKYYLKADTNNVWDTKIASKLARSYSDSHSLKTLIKEFINIDISKNFQSSDFGGELTPAQLKYCANDVIYLHKIHDELMKILVREKREELYKDCLKFLKTRVKLDLALFKDDIWSH, encoded by the coding sequence ATGAATATTGATATTAAACTTCACAAGGGTGATTTACCAGATGATATAAAATTAGGCAACGTAATTGCTGTCGATGGAGAATTTATGGGTTTAAATGTTAGGAGAGATCCATTATGTCTTATTCAAATATCTGCAGGTAACGGAGATGCACATATTGTACAGTTAGATCGATCTAAATATAATGCACCCAATCTTGTAAAAACATTTTCAGATCAATCAATTACAAAAATCTTTCATTTTGGTCGAGCCGATATGGCTCACATAAAGTATTACTTAAAAGCTGATACAAATAATGTTTGGGATACTAAAATTGCATCTAAATTAGCAAGGTCTTATTCTGACAGTCATTCATTAAAAACATTAATAAAAGAATTCATTAATATTGATATAAGCAAAAATTTTCAAAGCTCAGATTTTGGCGGTGAATTAACACCAGCACAATTAAAATATTGTGCAAATGATGTTATATATCTTCACAAAATTCATGATGAATTGATGAAAATTCTTGTTAGAGAAAAAAGAGAAGAACTTTATAAAGATTGTTTAAAATTTTTAAAAACAAGAGTTAAACTTGATTTAGCCTTATTTAAGGATGATATTTGGTCTCATTAA
- a CDS encoding KpsF/GutQ family sugar-phosphate isomerase: MPKINYIKTAREVISLEIKALEKLKKNIKNSFNLAVEKIANCQSKIILSGVGKSGLIANKIAATMSSVGSPAFCLSASDSSHGDLGSITKKDILILISYSGKSKELKNIIQYANRNRILLIGIMSKKDSLLYKASDIKLLIPQVVEAAGIVPTSSTTSQLALGDALAIAVMRKKRFGKLDFKKIHPSGSLGAQLKTVEDLMIKGNKIPFVKENLVMNKALKILTQKKLGVLIVQNNKNQTKGIITDGQVRRYNQSNKDLFDSKVSKIMTKNPISVEKDMLAAKALNIMNKNKITALCVHDIKKKFKTIGVLHVHDILEANIS, translated from the coding sequence ATGCCAAAAATAAATTATATTAAAACTGCAAGAGAAGTAATCAGTTTAGAAATTAAAGCATTAGAAAAGTTAAAAAAAAATATCAAAAATTCTTTTAATTTAGCTGTTGAGAAAATTGCAAATTGCCAATCAAAAATTATTTTATCTGGGGTCGGAAAGAGTGGTCTCATTGCAAATAAAATTGCTGCCACAATGTCGTCTGTTGGTTCTCCAGCATTTTGTCTATCAGCTAGCGACTCTTCACATGGCGATCTAGGATCAATTACCAAAAAAGATATTCTAATTTTAATTAGTTATTCAGGAAAAAGTAAAGAGTTAAAAAATATTATCCAATACGCAAATAGAAATAGAATTTTATTGATTGGAATAATGTCTAAGAAAGATTCTTTATTATATAAGGCATCCGATATAAAGCTATTAATTCCGCAAGTGGTAGAAGCTGCTGGAATTGTACCTACATCAAGCACAACATCTCAACTAGCATTAGGTGATGCGTTGGCAATTGCGGTAATGAGAAAAAAAAGATTTGGTAAACTAGATTTTAAAAAAATTCATCCTTCAGGTTCTCTTGGCGCACAATTAAAAACAGTTGAGGACTTAATGATTAAAGGCAACAAAATTCCTTTTGTAAAAGAAAATTTAGTAATGAACAAAGCACTTAAAATTCTAACTCAAAAAAAACTTGGAGTCCTTATTGTGCAAAATAATAAAAATCAAACAAAAGGTATAATAACAGATGGTCAAGTTCGAAGATATAATCAAAGTAATAAAGACCTTTTTGACAGCAAAGTGTCAAAAATAATGACAAAAAATCCTATAAGTGTTGAAAAGGATATGTTGGCCGCAAAAGCATTAAATATTATGAATAAAAATAAAATCACTGCATTGTGTGTGCATGATATAAAAAAGAAATTTAAAACCATTGGTGTATTACATGTGCACGATATTTTAGAAGCTAATATTTCTTGA
- the lptC gene encoding LPS export ABC transporter periplasmic protein LptC: MFIKRIGIKKIIIFSLLILSILILIFYNQKQKEEVKLDKDNNLDEIIENNYIENVNYSYEDPNGNSYNIRAIKGEFDSESNQIIFMTNVSANLIMANGTNLKITSDYGKYNISNTDTIFSKNIAIKYLDNSIYANYLDFSISRNNLIISKDVLLKSKKNHLRADIIEIDITSKMIKVLMHNQDDKVKVNIKN; the protein is encoded by the coding sequence ATGTTTATTAAAAGGATTGGCATAAAAAAAATTATAATTTTTTCTTTATTAATACTAAGCATACTAATTTTAATTTTTTATAATCAAAAACAAAAAGAAGAGGTAAAATTAGATAAGGACAATAATTTAGATGAAATCATTGAGAATAATTATATTGAAAATGTAAATTATTCTTATGAGGACCCAAATGGTAATTCATATAATATAAGGGCAATTAAGGGTGAATTTGACTCAGAAAGTAATCAAATTATCTTTATGACCAATGTCAGTGCAAATTTAATAATGGCTAATGGGACTAATTTAAAAATAACTTCTGATTATGGAAAATATAATATATCCAATACTGACACAATTTTTTCAAAAAATATAGCTATTAAATATCTCGATAATAGTATTTATGCAAATTATTTAGATTTTTCAATATCAAGAAATAATCTGATCATCTCTAAAGATGTTTTATTAAAAAGTAAAAAAAATCATTTAAGGGCAGATATTATTGAGATCGACATAACATCTAAAATGATTAAAGTATTAATGCACAATCAAGATGACAAAGTAAAAGTTAATATTAAAAATTAA
- a CDS encoding ATP-binding cassette domain-containing protein, protein MALIKKFRIKSFKKENSIIEFNNISLSYGKRLILDKINFKINEGQIFGMLGPNGVGKSTIFNLITGLISPDNGKIKINNNEVTNIPVYLRTKNFRVGFVPQYGGYFGDLSLLDNLKAISEIVIENKNLRQEKINYLMSKFELENIQDVKCKFLSGGQKKKLVIALALLSDPKILLLDECFAALDVLTIKMLQEIIVNLQQENRITVCICDHQARDLLSCVDKAMILNNGKIIAEDTPSNLIRNIEAKNAYFGDNFKYN, encoded by the coding sequence ATGGCTCTCATAAAAAAATTTAGGATTAAATCTTTCAAAAAAGAAAATTCAATTATTGAATTTAACAATATCTCTCTTTCATATGGAAAAAGATTAATATTAGATAAAATAAATTTTAAAATAAATGAAGGTCAAATTTTTGGAATGCTAGGGCCAAATGGTGTTGGAAAATCAACTATATTTAATTTGATTACAGGATTAATCTCCCCAGATAATGGAAAAATTAAGATAAATAATAATGAAGTAACAAATATACCTGTTTATTTAAGAACAAAAAATTTTCGTGTTGGTTTTGTTCCCCAATATGGAGGTTATTTTGGTGATTTAAGCTTATTAGATAATCTTAAGGCAATTAGTGAAATAGTTATTGAGAATAAGAATTTACGACAAGAAAAAATTAACTATCTGATGTCAAAATTTGAGCTTGAAAATATTCAAGATGTAAAATGTAAGTTTTTGTCTGGAGGTCAAAAAAAAAAATTAGTTATTGCTTTAGCTTTGTTAAGTGATCCTAAAATTTTATTATTAGATGAATGTTTTGCTGCCTTAGATGTTTTAACAATAAAAATGTTACAAGAAATAATAGTAAACCTTCAACAAGAAAATCGAATTACTGTTTGTATATGTGATCATCAAGCAAGAGATTTGTTATCTTGTGTGGATAAAGCGATGATTTTAAATAATGGAAAAATAATAGCTGAAGACACTCCATCAAATTTAATTAGGAATATAGAAGCTAAGAATGCTTATTTTGGTGATAATTTTAAATACAATTAA
- the aroA gene encoding 3-phosphoshikimate 1-carboxyvinyltransferase, with the protein MNNQIKIEKKIHSFKKQIIVPGDKSLSIRWVLFSSLATGISKAENLLLSEDVIAAVNAIKKLGIRVNIKNKICKIYGRGIEGYKFKKNIIIDAKNSGTLGRLILGILIKTPYPIKLIGDQSLSKRDFKRVTDPLSKFGAKFELKNGNNLPLKILGIKKPSPILYEEKRGSAQCKSSVIFAAMKTKGRTIIKAKKSRNHTELLSQYLKLPVKVKKNKKFDLIEVNRVKKISPLNYKIPSDISSGSFFIVLTALIKNSELIIKNVNINPSRIGIITILKKMGVKIFFEKQRIYKGEKIANIRVIGPKQLKPINCPSNLNAGAIDEFLVIFLVAAKAKGISYFKDLSELNQKESPRLKWGSKILNLMGVKTKTTSDSIKIYGNPNLEVNKEIVIKDYLKDHRVFMTSVIASLAFGGKWTIHDKDSIKTSFPSFLKIINDIKK; encoded by the coding sequence ATGAATAATCAAATTAAAATTGAAAAAAAAATTCATAGTTTCAAAAAACAAATAATTGTTCCAGGTGATAAAAGTCTCAGTATTAGATGGGTTCTTTTTTCATCACTAGCAACTGGCATATCTAAAGCGGAAAATTTATTACTCTCAGAAGACGTAATTGCAGCAGTTAATGCAATTAAAAAATTAGGTATCAGAGTTAATATTAAGAACAAAATTTGTAAAATTTATGGAAGAGGTATTGAAGGTTATAAATTCAAAAAAAACATAATTATTGATGCAAAAAATTCTGGAACTTTGGGGAGATTAATTCTTGGAATATTAATTAAAACACCTTATCCAATTAAATTAATTGGCGACCAAAGTTTATCTAAAAGAGATTTCAAAAGAGTCACTGATCCACTTAGTAAATTTGGTGCTAAATTTGAATTAAAAAATGGTAATAATTTACCACTTAAAATATTAGGAATAAAAAAACCTAGCCCAATATTATATGAAGAAAAAAGAGGTTCTGCACAATGTAAAAGTAGCGTAATTTTTGCTGCAATGAAAACAAAGGGTAGAACCATTATTAAAGCAAAAAAATCCAGAAACCATACAGAGCTTTTAAGTCAATATCTCAAATTACCAGTAAAAGTTAAAAAAAATAAAAAATTTGATTTGATTGAAGTAAACAGGGTAAAAAAAATTTCTCCCTTAAATTATAAAATTCCATCAGACATAAGCTCAGGTTCTTTTTTTATTGTGCTTACAGCTCTAATTAAAAATTCAGAATTAATCATAAAAAATGTCAATATCAATCCTTCTAGAATTGGAATTATAACTATTCTAAAAAAAATGGGTGTAAAAATTTTTTTTGAAAAGCAAAGAATCTACAAAGGAGAAAAAATTGCAAATATTCGGGTTATAGGTCCAAAACAATTAAAACCAATTAATTGCCCATCAAACCTTAACGCTGGTGCTATTGATGAATTCCTGGTTATTTTCTTAGTTGCAGCAAAAGCAAAAGGAATTTCATATTTTAAAGACCTGTCTGAATTGAATCAAAAAGAAAGTCCTCGCCTTAAATGGGGTTCAAAAATTTTAAATTTGATGGGTGTCAAAACAAAAACCACTAGTGACTCTATTAAAATTTATGGAAATCCAAATTTAGAAGTTAATAAAGAAATTGTAATTAAAGATTACCTAAAAGATCACAGGGTTTTTATGACAAGTGTCATAGCTTCACTTGCATTTGGGGGTAAATGGACTATCCATGATAAAGATTCTATTAAGACCTCTTTTCCATCATTTTTGAAGATAATTAACGATATTAAAAAATAA
- a CDS encoding S1 RNA-binding domain-containing protein, whose translation MEIYKDLSSPASQEFEKLLNSQLSKVSIEEGKIIDGKINKITEKFVFLFVEGLKSEPVLDINELKSMGLADKIKVGETISVLLEKIEDKNGEVLVSASKAQKIKGWDKLVEAYEKNEPIMGKITSKCKGGCIVEHIDTGSLMFLPGSQISDKPLKDISHLMNEPQKFALIKLDKVRGNACVSRREIISSFKKEDKAKIIEKYNVGDIIKGAEVKGYSSFGCFFNVNGELDVLVHLQEISYSRVNHPDEVFNIGEKHDLKVISVDKEKLQVGCSVKQLSPDPFEHIENYELNKIYKVKVVKIMDFGAFCELEPGLTTLLHSSELSWTKKNISAKKMFKVGDEIDCVITEIDKEKRRVAISHRLTQDNPFETFEKKFPIGTIIEGEVVNKNEYSLFVKVEDLDVDAFLHCNDLTYLNNGEEELAKYKKGEKLKVKVLEIKASEQKIRVGLRQTQPDPFDWFNDKKINQTITVKIISTDNKGLIVRPEGCEMDFQIKKSQIAINAADARPSRFTGGERIDCAISELDLNKRKATLSIKLLEEIEKKEALEKYGAEWSGKNLPFSSLSEDLKKKDEDKE comes from the coding sequence ATGGAAATATATAAAGATCTATCAAGTCCAGCCTCTCAAGAGTTTGAAAAATTACTAAACAGTCAATTATCCAAAGTAAGCATCGAAGAAGGAAAAATAATCGATGGAAAAATAAATAAAATTACAGAAAAATTTGTATTTCTTTTTGTTGAAGGATTAAAAAGTGAACCTGTATTAGATATAAATGAACTTAAGAGTATGGGTCTTGCAGATAAAATTAAAGTTGGAGAGACAATTTCTGTTCTATTAGAAAAGATTGAGGATAAAAATGGTGAAGTTTTAGTATCAGCAAGTAAAGCTCAAAAGATTAAAGGCTGGGATAAGCTAGTAGAAGCTTATGAAAAAAATGAACCAATTATGGGAAAAATTACTTCTAAATGTAAGGGTGGATGTATAGTTGAACATATCGATACAGGATCATTAATGTTTTTACCTGGCTCTCAGATAAGTGACAAACCTCTCAAAGACATTAGTCATTTAATGAATGAGCCTCAAAAATTTGCTTTAATCAAACTAGATAAGGTTAGAGGAAATGCGTGTGTGTCTAGAAGAGAAATTATTTCTTCATTTAAAAAAGAAGATAAAGCAAAAATTATTGAAAAATATAATGTTGGAGACATTATCAAAGGAGCAGAGGTTAAAGGTTATAGTTCATTTGGATGTTTCTTTAATGTTAACGGTGAACTTGATGTGTTGGTACATTTACAAGAAATTTCATATTCAAGAGTTAATCATCCTGATGAAGTTTTTAATATTGGAGAAAAACACGATCTAAAAGTTATATCTGTTGATAAAGAGAAACTGCAAGTTGGTTGTTCTGTTAAACAACTTTCGCCAGATCCTTTTGAGCATATTGAAAATTATGAATTAAATAAAATTTACAAAGTTAAAGTTGTTAAAATTATGGACTTTGGAGCATTCTGCGAACTTGAGCCAGGTCTTACAACTCTACTCCACTCAAGTGAATTAAGCTGGACTAAGAAAAATATTTCAGCAAAAAAAATGTTTAAAGTTGGTGATGAAATTGATTGTGTGATCACAGAAATTGATAAAGAAAAAAGAAGAGTAGCAATATCTCACAGATTAACTCAAGACAACCCGTTTGAAACATTTGAGAAAAAATTTCCTATTGGAACAATTATAGAAGGTGAAGTAGTTAACAAAAATGAATACTCTTTATTTGTTAAAGTCGAAGATTTAGATGTAGATGCCTTTTTACATTGTAATGATTTAACTTACCTAAATAATGGTGAAGAAGAGTTAGCTAAATATAAAAAAGGTGAAAAATTAAAAGTAAAAGTTCTTGAGATTAAAGCATCTGAACAGAAAATTAGAGTTGGTTTAAGACAAACTCAACCTGATCCGTTTGACTGGTTTAATGATAAAAAAATTAATCAAACAATTACAGTTAAAATCATATCTACAGATAATAAGGGTTTAATAGTTAGACCTGAAGGTTGTGAAATGGATTTTCAAATTAAAAAGTCTCAAATTGCAATTAACGCTGCAGATGCAAGACCTTCAAGATTTACAGGTGGTGAAAGAATAGATTGTGCAATTTCTGAACTAGATTTAAATAAAAGAAAAGCAACTTTAAGTATCAAGCTTCTTGAAGAAATTGAGAAAAAAGAAGCATTAGAAAAATATGGAGCAGAATGGTCTGGTAAAAATCTTCCTTTTTCATCTTTATCAGAGGATCTAAAGAAAAAAGACGAGGACAAAGAGTAA
- a CDS encoding HU family DNA-binding protein has protein sequence MAIVKSKLLKQLSQNYPNFLKKDLEKFTEIILKEIKRTLRRGERVELRGFGVFSTKKQKARISRNPKTGEKVHTPEKKTIHFKMAKDLFKKLNNHE, from the coding sequence TTGGCTATTGTAAAATCAAAGCTTTTAAAACAACTTTCACAAAATTATCCAAATTTTTTAAAAAAAGACCTCGAAAAATTTACTGAAATTATTCTCAAAGAAATCAAAAGAACTCTAAGACGTGGCGAAAGAGTTGAGCTTAGAGGTTTTGGTGTATTTTCAACTAAAAAACAAAAAGCAAGAATATCAAGAAACCCTAAGACAGGGGAAAAGGTTCATACACCAGAAAAAAAAACAATTCACTTCAAAATGGCTAAAGACTTATTTAAAAAATTAAATAATCATGAATAA
- the pyrF gene encoding orotidine-5'-phosphate decarboxylase gives MNKNIFVACDVSSQKEILDLISKICNEISGIKIGLQYITRHSPDEIKALAKFNKPIFYDGKFFDIKNTLVESIKSLKDLNVSYATVHLLNGLESLKAANKVASKINVKLLGVSVLTSFGDEDLELLGFKDRVEKQVIRLIKIADKANLYGVICSPLEIKIIKEIAPKLKCFTPGIRQDDRKNDQKRTMNAKQALEAGSDCLIIGRPITKGDPKKNIKEILSSLN, from the coding sequence ATGAATAAAAATATTTTTGTTGCCTGTGATGTTTCAAGTCAAAAAGAAATATTAGATTTGATTTCAAAAATTTGTAATGAGATATCAGGTATTAAAATAGGACTTCAATATATTACTCGGCATTCTCCAGATGAAATTAAAGCCCTTGCAAAATTTAATAAACCAATTTTTTATGATGGTAAATTTTTTGATATCAAAAATACTTTAGTAGAGTCTATAAAATCCCTAAAAGATCTTAATGTAAGTTATGCTACAGTTCATTTATTAAATGGGCTAGAATCTTTAAAAGCTGCTAACAAAGTAGCAAGTAAAATAAATGTAAAATTGCTTGGTGTTTCTGTCTTAACTAGTTTTGGTGATGAAGATCTTGAATTGCTTGGATTTAAAGATCGGGTAGAAAAACAAGTTATAAGATTAATTAAAATAGCTGATAAAGCAAATTTGTATGGTGTAATCTGTAGTCCACTAGAAATAAAAATAATTAAAGAAATTGCTCCTAAGCTTAAATGTTTTACTCCAGGAATTAGACAAGACGATCGTAAAAATGATCAAAAACGAACAATGAATGCCAAACAAGCTTTGGAAGCAGGTAGCGATTGCTTAATAATTGGACGACCAATTACCAAAGGTGATCCTAAAAAAAATATTAAAGAAATTTTATCCTCGTTAAATTAA
- a CDS encoding phosphoribosylanthranilate isomerase → MQVKICGISDPITLKFLTEHSHSPKFIGFIVNYPKSKRYVEINKLKDLLKIDKKNSSYVAVLVKPDTKILEDIKNLPFDYYQVYDCDPKEIKDIRERYNKKIITAFTVQSLNDVKKYNLYSDVSDIFLFDSKGYEKSMSFEHELIKNIKFNKEVMLAGNIQVNDELEKFKKIADIIDISGGVETSGVKDISKIEIFLNKIKKINDET, encoded by the coding sequence ATGCAGGTTAAAATTTGTGGAATATCAGATCCAATTACATTAAAATTTTTAACAGAACATTCGCATTCACCAAAGTTTATTGGTTTTATTGTAAACTACCCAAAATCAAAAAGATATGTTGAGATAAATAAATTAAAAGATTTGCTAAAAATTGATAAGAAAAATTCATCATACGTTGCAGTTTTAGTTAAACCAGATACAAAAATATTAGAAGATATAAAAAATTTACCCTTTGATTATTATCAGGTGTACGATTGTGATCCAAAAGAAATCAAAGATATTAGAGAGAGATATAATAAAAAAATAATCACAGCATTTACAGTTCAGTCATTAAATGATGTAAAAAAATATAATCTGTATAGCGATGTTTCGGATATTTTTTTATTTGATAGCAAAGGTTATGAAAAAAGTATGTCTTTTGAACATGAGTTAATCAAAAACATAAAATTCAATAAAGAAGTTATGTTGGCTGGTAATATCCAAGTAAACGATGAACTTGAAAAATTTAAAAAAATAGCTGATATTATAGATATATCTGGTGGTGTAGAAACTTCTGGAGTAAAAGATATTTCCAAAATTGAAATTTTCTTAAACAAAATAAAAAAAATAAATGATGAAACTTAA
- the trpB gene encoding tryptophan synthase subunit beta: MKLKKNIPLIDQHDRFGFWGGKFGGSFIPETLKKPVEDLTKEFQKLRKNKKFLKQRDHYFKNYIGSPTSFVKLENLSNHLGGAQIWAKVVSEANGGAHKIYNATVHALICKAMGKKYIVGDTGAGYAGKMLSMAAKKFGLKCKIFMGAKDIKRQKPNCDAMRKNGAEIVPVYSGSQTLVDAVSECMRYWVSNCDNTHMCVGSTVGPNIFVKICGWSTAQISRELKVQLKKEFKKIPKKIKLINCVGGGSSAYGFWSEFINYDKKQIELVGVEAGGPKNSKLHAAPLSRNAKIGVLHGAASYVCQNNEGQIQETESISAGLDYPGVSPIHCFLKDTKRARYTYATDEDALNAHQMVTKFENLNPSLEPSHAFAEAIKIAPKLSKDTIIIVNSCGDAKKDRDILRERLGKKR, encoded by the coding sequence ATGAAACTTAAAAAGAACATTCCATTAATTGATCAGCATGACAGATTTGGATTTTGGGGTGGAAAATTTGGTGGAAGTTTTATTCCAGAAACTCTTAAAAAGCCTGTAGAAGATTTAACAAAAGAATTTCAAAAACTTAGAAAAAATAAAAAATTTCTTAAACAGCGAGACCATTATTTCAAAAACTATATTGGGTCTCCTACATCCTTTGTAAAATTAGAAAATTTGTCCAATCATTTAGGTGGTGCTCAAATTTGGGCTAAAGTTGTTTCTGAAGCAAATGGTGGTGCACATAAAATCTATAATGCAACCGTTCACGCTCTAATATGTAAGGCTATGGGTAAAAAATACATCGTAGGGGACACAGGTGCTGGATATGCCGGAAAAATGTTGAGTATGGCAGCAAAAAAATTTGGCCTTAAATGTAAAATCTTTATGGGTGCAAAAGACATCAAGAGACAAAAACCTAACTGTGATGCTATGAGAAAAAATGGTGCAGAAATTGTTCCTGTTTACTCTGGAAGTCAAACACTTGTGGATGCCGTAAGTGAATGTATGAGATATTGGGTTTCAAATTGTGATAATACGCATATGTGTGTGGGCTCAACAGTGGGGCCAAATATTTTTGTTAAAATTTGTGGTTGGAGCACCGCTCAAATCTCACGAGAACTTAAAGTTCAGCTTAAAAAAGAGTTCAAAAAAATTCCAAAAAAAATTAAACTTATAAATTGTGTTGGTGGTGGAAGTTCAGCTTATGGTTTTTGGAGTGAATTTATTAATTATGATAAAAAACAAATTGAATTAGTAGGAGTTGAAGCTGGTGGGCCAAAAAATTCTAAGCTTCATGCAGCACCACTAAGTAGAAATGCAAAGATAGGTGTTTTACATGGTGCAGCTTCTTATGTATGTCAGAATAACGAAGGGCAAATCCAAGAAACAGAGTCTATAAGTGCTGGCTTAGATTATCCTGGCGTAAGTCCAATTCATTGTTTTTTAAAAGATACTAAAAGAGCAAGATATACATATGCAACTGATGAAGATGCATTAAATGCTCATCAAATGGTTACAAAATTTGAAAATCTAAACCCAAGTCTTGAACCAAGCCATGCCTTTGCAGAGGCAATAAAAATAGCTCCTAAGCTAAGCAAAGATACAATCATTATTGTAAACTCATGTGGTGATGCAAAGAAGGATAGGGATATTCTTAGAGAAAGATTAGGTAAGAAAAGATGA